Proteins found in one Zea mays cultivar B73 chromosome 1, Zm-B73-REFERENCE-NAM-5.0, whole genome shotgun sequence genomic segment:
- the LOC100284142 gene encoding uncharacterized protein isoform X2: MDRELSPRGNAPGRGSGGASSSKHKNGGGGKKPIKVLYIANPMRVQTSAEGFRALVQELTGQHADPSKYSPGDLDSGAAAQGLSPRARVADVSSETIVASHSPGSKAAPHGGDYYDVEEDEDDVFRSPHMLLENNYTVFSPPTLLYDHHPHSKTLAPPPPPRD, encoded by the exons ATGGATCGCGAGCTCAGCCCCAGGGGCAATGCTCCAGGGAGAGGGAGCGGCGGCGCGTCGTCATCGAAGCACaagaacggcggcggcggcaagaaGCCGATCAAGGTGCTTTACATCGCCAACCCCATGCGCGTCCAGACCAGCGCCGAGGGTTTCCGCGCCCTCGTGCAGGAGCTCACCGGCCAACACGCCGATCCCTCCAAGTACAGCCCCGGCGACCTTGACTCCGGCGCTGCCGCACAGGGTCTGAGCCCCAGGGCCAGGGTCGCGGACGTTTCGTCGGAAACCATCGTCGCAAGCCACAGCCCTGGCAGTAAGGCCGCGCCGCACGGAGGGGACTACTACGACGTCGAGGAAGACGAAGATGACGTCTTCAGGTCGCCTCACATGCTGCTGGAGAACAATTATACGGTGTTCTCGCCGCCGACGCTACTATATGACCATCACCCGCACAGCAAG ACCTtggctccgccgccaccgcctaggGACTGA